ttaggcgaatcgggttcgcggctaagcccccgagtgagagggttgctcttcactcggagtgtttttcaaacttaggcgaatcaagttcgcggctaagccactgagtgagagggttgctcttcactcggagtgttttttgaaacttaggcgaatacggggtcgcagctaagcccccgagtgagagggttgctcttcacttggagtgttttttgaaacttaggcgaatcgggtttgcggctaagcccccgagtgaaagggttgctcttcactcggagtgtttttgaaacttaggcgaatcgggttcgcggctaagccaccgaatgagagggttgctcttcactcggagtgtttttgaaacttaggcaaatcgggttcgcggctaagcccctgagtgagagggttgctcttcactcggagtgtttttgaaacttaggcgaatcggattcgcggctaagcccccgagtgagagggttgctcttcactcggagtgtttttgaaacttaggcgaatcgggttcgcggctaagccacccactgggggatttgaacACGAATGCTTACGGGATAACAATCATTAAGATGCCGCAAaaatcttgtctttgataagCAAAACTGAAGGATTCTTATTACAACTCGTTGATCCgagtgtttaggtataaaaacggCGGAGCAGTTCCGCATTCCAGGAGTGTGGCTCGTCTTTTTTCTTGGCTACGTTGTAGAGGTGATACGCCCCATTAGGGAGcacttggtgatgatgaagggcccttcccaggcaggagcgagcttgtgaggctgtttctggcgcactcggagcacaaggtctccttaTTGGAATGCTCGTCCTCTGACTTTTCGGGCAtggaatcgacgcaggtcttgttgatagatggtcgaccggattagGTCCATCTCTCGTTCTTCCACTAGGAGATCAACTGCGTCTTAGCATGCCTGTTCAGCTTCAGCTTCTAAGAAGAGTTCCACTCGGGGGGCATTGTGCAGCAAATCACTCAGAAGCACAGCTTCagcgccatacaccatgaagaaaggggtTAGATCAGTCGACCGGTTGGAAGTTGTTCTCAATCCCCATAGGACAGATGGTAACTCAGTCACCCAAGCTCCTGCAACATGCTTGAGATCGCGCATCAGCCGGGGTTTCAGCCCTTGAAggatcaagccatttgctctttccgCCTGCCCATTCGACTGCGGGTGCACAACGGATGCGTAGTCGACCCGAGTACCTTGGGACACGCAAAATTCTCTaaactcatcagaatcaaagttggagccgttatctgtgataaTTCTGTGAGGGACTCCATATCTGAATATCAGCTCTCTGATGAAACTAATGGCAGTGCTTGaatcaagattcttgataggcttggcttcgatccatttGGGTGAATTTGTCGACTGCTACGAGCAAATGAGTGAAACTGCTTCTACCGgtcttgaaaggtccaaccatgtccaatccccaaactgcaaaaggccagacgagtggaatagtcttcaaggcagatgcaggcttgtgagacaggtttaagtaaaactggcagccttcacacttgtcgactatatctttagCCATCTCATTTGCACGCGGCCAGTAGAATCCTGCTCGGTATGCTTTGTCCatgatggtccgagaggacgcatggtgaccacaggtccccgagtggatctCATTTAGGATCAGTCGACCTTCATCTAGAGAGATGCAACGCTGAGCAACTCCGGTAACACTTTCCCTGTAGGGCTGTCCGCTTATCACtgtgaaggctttggatcgacggacaatTTGGCGGGCCTCATCCTCATCCTCTAGGAGCTCTTGCCTGAGCAGATATGCAATATACGGCACCGTCCAATCGGGGGTGGTCActaaaacctccatgatcaagtcgactaTAGCTGGGACTTCAATCTCAGTCGGATCGGTTGAGCTTATTGGTTGCGGGGGCTCCTCTGTAAAAGTATCTTCTTGAACTGACGGGGTGTggagatgctccaagaacacattactGGGAATAGGTTTCCGAGTGGAACCTATCTTCGCCAGATCATCAGCAGCTTGATTCTTGATTCGGGGTATGtggtggagctctaacccctcaaacttcttctctagcTTCCTTACTACATtgcaataaccagtcatagctgggctcctgatatcccactccttcatcacttgattgaccaccaagtttgagtcgccgtagaccatcagccgacggacgccgagtgagatggccatacgcaacccatacagAAGTGCCTCATACTCAGCCTCATTGTTTGAAGAATCGAAGTGAATCTGGAGGACATAACTGAGCTTTTCACCTCTTGGGGATACCAGGACCACTCCAGCACCAGACccattcaacatcttggacccatcaaagaacatagtccaatgttccgagtgaatctgagtcggttgCTGCTGTTTGATCCACTCGGctaggaaatctgctattgcttgagACTTGATCGCCTTTTTTTCCTCGAACTTGATATCCAAAGGGAGGAGTTCAATTGCCCCCTTGGCCACTCGACCGGTTGCCTCTCGATTGTTCAAGATTTCCGATAATGGAGCATCGCTGACAACTGAAACCGAGTGGTCTGTGAAGTAATGTGCAActttcttcgtggtcatataaatcccatttgcttggacggagtcaagacatcagaaatatagtacactggacgctgaactttataggctttgccttcttcctcccgctcgactgtgagcactgtgctgacaacttgtccagtggctgcgaTATATAGTAAtagaggctctttgctgattggagcagcAAAAACCGGCTgtgtggaaagcagggctttgagctctacaaacgctgTTTCGGCTTcgggagtccactcgaacttgtcagacttcttcatcagtcggtaaagaggcagtgccttttcaccgagacgagaaatgaatcgactcaatgcagccaaacaaccagtaagcttctgcacatcatgcacacgcacagggcttTTCATTCGGAGAATTGCTCAAATCTTTTCTGGGTTTGCGTCGATTCCTCGTTTGGAAACGagaaaaccgagtaactttccgcctgggactccgaatgtgcactttgatggattgagcttgatatcatatcttctTAAGTTAGAAAAtgtttcagcgaggtcagtcagcaggtcggaacctttatgTGACTTGACCATGATATCATCCATGTACGCTTCCAcgttccgactgatttgagtgagcaggcacttctgaatcatgcgcatgaacgtggcaccagcattcttgagaccaaagggcatggtaacatagcaaaagcacccgaatggggtgatgaaggctgtttttatttcatcgggCCCATACAGTCGaatctgatggtacccggaatacgcatccaaaaaggacaaacgctcacatcccgcagttgattcgacaatctggtcgatgcgggggagagggaagtgatctttcgggcaggcccgattaaTGTACTTGAAATCAATACACATACGAAGTGAATCatctttcttggggaccatgacaacattggcgagccactcggagtggtatatctctcggatgaactcagctgctaGAAGCCGAGCTCCCTCTTCACCAATTGCCTTCCTCTTCTCCATGGCGGACCGATGGAGATGTTCCTTAACGGGTTTTGCTTTTGGGTCGAcgcgcaaacggtgctcagccagtcccctgggtacacccggcatgtcagatggtttccatgcaaagatgtcccagttctcacggaggaactggatgagcgcttcttcctatttgctgtcgagcgTTGTTGAGATGTgggtcggagcagcattgggatcagtcgggtgaatatgaacATGCTTTGTTTCACCGGCCGACTGAAATGCAGACTCTgaagcaggcttcttagctcgcaacaagTCACTCGAATCTGCATTCTTCTGATATTCTTCCCACTCTACTGCCGCCATCTGCTCATCGgcaatctttgagcccttctggaggcactcttctgcCCTTTGCCGATTCCCTGTGACTGTGATCACACCTCTGGGGCCAGGCATCTTCAACTTGAGGTATACGTAACATGATCGAGCCATGAATCGAGCATATGTAGGCTtgcccagaatagcatggtaGGCACTGTGGAAATCCACCAcctcaaacgtcaacttttccttacggtaattctttgaatcaccgaaaaccacatcaagagtgATCCGACCGAGTGAATCGGCTTTCTTTCCTGGGATGATTCCGTGGAATCGCATGTTGCTCTCGCTGAGCTTGGACATCGGGATGCCCATCCCTCGGAGGGTCTCAGCATACAGAATGTTCaaaccactgccaccatccatcagaaccttggtcagtcgggtgcccctaacgactgggtcgaccaccaacgcttgctgCCCGGGGGTAGCAACGTGCGCTGGGTGATCGGACTGGTCGAACATAATGGGAGTTTTTGACCACTTTAAATACGTCGTAGTTGCTGGAGCAACCATGTTTACTTCCCTGttgataactttcagtcgacttttgctctcgatGTCAGCAAAAATCACTAAAGTGGCATTGACATTGGGGTAACCGTCATCTTCCTCTTTGTCCTCTTCCTTATCAAATTCTTTCTCCTTCTCACTGGGCTGACCCTCTCGGAAACTCTGAATcaggagccgacattgtcgagtggtatgcttgggcAGAATCAagttaccctcttcatcttttttAGTGTGTATGTGACACGGTAAATCAAGAACGTCGTTTCCCgactgatctttcactttcttagGGGTCCAGGGACCTTTAGGCTTTCCTTTGAACTTTCAGAACTGCAGCCTCAACAGGACTTGGAGGTTCAGCTTTGTGCTTCTGCTTCTGACTTGAATCTCTGCCTCCTACGTCCTGGGCGACTGGTTTGATCTTGCCACTGCGGAGtcaatcttcttcttcaccattagcatatcGAGTGGTTATTTCCATCATTCGACCCAGGGACATATCCCCagtccgaccgaatttcaggttGAGCTCTTTGTATCGAACGCCCTCTTTGAAGGAGCACACTGCCTGGTGCTCTGATACATTTTGTATGGTATGATGAAGGGTAGTCCATCTCTGAATAAAGTCTCTCGGAGTCTCATTTTGTTTCTGAACGCAGTGCTGCAACTCGGCCAGCCCAGCAGGTCGCTTACAGGTGCCCTCAAATGTTttgacaaacactcgggccaaCTCTTCCCAGCATAAAATACTCCCAGGGGCCAACTGATTCAACCAAGCTCTGGCTAAACCCTCAAGCATCAGGGGGAGATGCTTCATGGCCTCATCATCGTTGCCGCCACCAATCTGAACTGCCACTCGGTAATCTTCTAGCCAAGTGTCCGTCTTCGACTCACCGGTGAACTTGCTCACGCccgtcgccaacctgaagttgggagggatcTCTGCAGCTCGGATGGCTCTACTGAAACATTCGGGCACAGAAACATGCACTCGGCTTCCAGTCGGACGATTTCTGTCTTGTCCTTCCCTGTGTGCTCGGCCTCTGTCAACCAAACCTTGTACAAGAACCGATCTTGCATCAAACCCAGGCTCTCTTGGGTCGATTAGAACTCTCCGCTCATCACCAAACGGGCGCCTGTCATCATACCGCCGGGGCGCATACGATCCTTCCCTCGGAGGGGGTGTAGGCACTCGACGGTGGTCATCACGGGCGTATCGATGATCATACTGTCCGTGGCCTCGATCCAGGCACTGATCTTGGCGGTGCCCATGATTGTCACGCCGCAGAGGTGATCTTGGACTGTGTGCCGACTGAACCGTGTCTGCAACTACAGATCTGCTGTGGATTCTGTTGAGCGACTAAGAAACAGTCGAGTTTTGTTCACCTGCCGCTCGGAGCAGCGCTCGGATCTGCAGCAAACCCCTACCAGCCTTTGAACAAGACGGCTAGATTCACTCTGCTATACGGGCTGCAGCTGCAAGATTCTGGATCGAAGTACGGTATACCTGGGGTTCAGGCGGAAAAAATGTcgttgtcgtcgactggattcGGGGATCCGCTGACGGGCGTGTTCGTCGAGTGAATGCTGGAGGTTCTCCAGACGCGCGCGCTCAGCCAAAGTAGCCAGGCGCGCTGCCTCTAAAGCCCGAGCCTCAGAGGTCTCCCCAATTATAGGGGTGTGGAGTGCCTCCATGTTGCGACGATGTAGCTCTTCCCTCTGCTCGGAAGTGAGGGCTTAGGGATGATATTCGTCATGGCCGTTTGATggaccgccgccgccatcgctgcCGCCACCGCGACGGAACCCAGGCAGGCTGCGCGGTGAGTCGATCATGAGAACTTCTGCTGTGGGGTCGCAACTTCCGCACTCGGAAAGAGTATCCACGGAACCAGTCGACAGATCGAATGGTTCGTAGAGAGATTCGTCTGGCTCAATAGCCGGAGGGGTGGCCATCTGGCGAGCCACCGCTGAAGCCGCGACCGACCAGATCGCTTGCGACGGCGTACAGCGGGGAGGGACACGGGAGAGGatcgatactgggtcgacggctgccgcaggaggacaCCGCAGGCACTCGCGCGGAAATGCGCTGCCCCACGGATCAGAAGGGCCTCGACGTCGAGGGGGGCTTCTTGAAGCCAGGCGGAGTCATCGGCGACgaagacgagcgcgccgagacggatctcgtgGCCCACGGCCAAACCACTGCCGGAAACCATGTCGATGGAGATCGGAAAAAACTGCAACCTTGCCGGAAGTCGCTAAGacgcctgccccacggtgggcgccaactgtcgtgggagcAAGTCTGGCAGTAagaatagggggtacgtaggaggaggcaaggccctagctatggtgaggttgtgcacgcaaggtttacgagttcaggcccttctcggaggaagtaacaaccctacatctcggtgcccggaggcttggttgattggattatgcgtgagagttacaggggtgcgaacccttgtgccagagggaaagggtggcttatatagagtgcgtcACCCCTTCACAGGCCTCAGTTACACATGGTTTAATGTAGATTAAGGCAGagacgttactggtaacgcctgCTCTAATGACTATTAATGGCCTTTAAGGCTAcagagtgaacgcctgaccgttgccatccagAGGTGGCTTTAGATATTCTGTACTGCGAGTGATTCTCCGTAAGGTCGAGTGACTCTATATTAGTCGAGTGGAATTGGGATATCCGAGTGGTTTatctggtcgagtggattgcactccaaGGTGATCTCAGTCGGTATCTTCGGTTGTACTTTGAATGTCTTTGACTTTAGGgtagtgtccttgggtagggtgtctaggtcaggcctatgaccctaccctaggtgcATGTCATCATCAGCAAGTATGCTTTTAAGTTTTTTACATGCCTGGTCACAAAAGAATATCAGTCCGACATTCTGTGCAGAAAAATTAGATTTTCTGCCATGCTAACTAGTAATCCGAGCTTCCGCGCTTAAGGTGTCGCCGCTGCCACGTAGGTAGCATCCGCCTCCGCCTCCTTGTCTACCGCCTACTCATCCTCCTTGCCCGCCGCCTCCGACTCATCTTTATGCCGCTGCAACATCTTGTAGCGAACGGCTTGCACGATCATTCTTGCGTTGACATTCAAAGACTCCAAATTCAAGGACAACATCTTGGCGTCCTCCACATCGTTTACGATCTTCACCTTCTTTTCTTCGAGCATCGCCTTCTTCTCCTCGAGCATGGCCTTCTTACCTTTGATCATGGCCCTCTTCTCTTCGAGCTTAAGCTTTTTCCCGGTTGCCTCCATCAATAATTTGAACCTCTCCGCCTTTTTTCCTCCTTGATGTCCGAGCACTTGACGTATGTCTCCTCCTTCTGCATCAAGATGTCCTCGAACCTGTCCATCATCTTGACCACCACACCTTCTCGCTTCGCCCTCTCCTCCTCTCACTTCTTTCCTCGGAACCCTCTTCTAACCTTCTTGAGTGGTTCTGTCGTTGGGTCGGTTGGGTCACCAGTTTCTTCCTCGGTGGCTTGGTCCACGGTTTGGCTATGAATATGTTCCACTTCGTCTGCCATTCAACTTGAACCAACAATGCATGACGATGAAGTTTTTCTTCTCAAACTTCTTGAACATCATACACGCACAAGGCTACAAAATGAAACATTGTCAACAATGCATATCCGACAAGTGATCAACGAAGCTATGCATACCCGACTAGTGATCAACAAAACTATGCATACCAGCCTAGTGATAAACAAAACTATGCATACATCCAAATGAACTTACTTGCTCGGTGATTTGCGCACCACTTGGCCACCTTGCGATGAGATGCGCCAAGTTGCCGCAATATTTGGACACGGCCTCTTGGATGGTGTACCATCCATGTGCCCTTTTGCCTAACCATTCAAGGAGAAGCAGTGGGAACGACAGAACCTATGATTCCATAGGATTTTATTGAAAAGCGTGGCATAATCGGATCGAGGCTAGTGGCCAACCATGCATCGCACAACAGCTCGTCCTCCCACATGTTGAAGCTTTCTCCTCCACCCTTCTTCTTCGGATCGCCAGCAGAATCATCAAGATCATCGTCCTCacagtcctcctcctcctcctacaGTCCAGCAGCCCAATCCTACTGTTGTGTGCATGTGCCGGTTTGGGTGTAGGACTGTCGTGTGCCCGGCATAGTGTAGCCCTGCTGCGTGTGGGTGTAGTTGCCGGACTGGGTGGGATCCGAGTCTGCCACCTGCCCGTCCTCATAGCCGACCACCTCCTCATCCGTCTCCAATGTGGATGATGTCGAACGACCTCTCCCTATCATCGTATGTCTTCTCCCCTGCTTTAGGCATAGCAGCGAACAGCGTGCGGGCACCTATCTGCTCCCACCCATCGTCCGCGTCCGGATGAGCTATGGCGAAGAACACTAAGAAGAGTGGCGGCACCGTGTTAACGTTGACAATGTAAGGCACTTGGCCGGCGGCGGTTGCCACGGACTCCTACCGAACTGCTTGGCGGCGAAGAAGTACAGAGCTGTGTAATGCTCCAGCCATGGTGATGCCTGTACGGTGGGCGACACCATCGGGGCACCACGGCCCGGGCCACGACATCCACCACATACGTTCGCGACCAACACGCCCACTGCCACGTCAGCCACCAGCATGACCTCTGCCGACATTCTGCTTCTTGAGCGTTTCCGCCATTGTTGGCCTTCGTGTTGACACGGCGATTTTGCCGCGTTGTTGAGTTGATCTTTCAGGCAAGTGTGACGTTTGGATCCTCctgcacctccaccacctccatcTCCGACAGGTTTTCCTCCGGTTCCACGTGTCGGCGGGGGGAGGGAAGAAGAGAGTGGGAGAAAAAGGCGGAAATCGGGTGGAGAGCGACGGGATGGAAGAAGAGAGTGGGGGGTTTTGGCGCGGAAACGGTGCGGGCAGCTACAAAAACGCAGGCTCTCCCTTCTTTTTGGGTGGGCCATGGACGTCAGAGTCTGACGTGTCCCGTGCCCGGACTACCGCAAAGCCCCCCACGTTTGGTTCCGATTTACGGGAATATCATGGTCCAGACTGCTCCACGGACGGATAGGGGTCGGCGCTGAATGACTTCCGCGGTCCGAACAACTACGTCCAGATGGATACTGCCGGTTTGAGGGCTAGCATTGGAGACGCCCTAAGACTGACATGTGCATTTTCTTCTCACCATCACTGGCGTTGAAAACCTCCAACTCGCCATCATCAGTTCAAACTCTTTGACAAAAGTGCGCTTGTACTTTATACTGTATAACGCAATCATTAGCTCAGGTCATCCTTATTCagaagaaaaataagccggctTGATGTTGCTCCCCAAACATATTGTATGCGCACCGATGCATGCATCATCCTTGCAGAAAAGCAGTACAGACTcaactcacacacacacacacacacacacacacacacaaataaCAAACGATTTTCTTCAACTTGTGCGTAAACATATACACCATACACGCATGTACACACATCGTATAATGCATGCTGGCCagcggacggagggagtagtacataaGCTATTCCATGCAGGCCCGGGAAAAACGAGCCTGTTGATCCCGTTATCCCGCATATAATCCCAAACAAAATCATCAAGTGGATCACGGGATCCAGTTAAGTAATCGGCATTCCCTCCCGTTTTATCATTTCGGGAGGCCAAGTCAGACGTCCAAGCCCCGGCTGACTTTAATCTATCAATGAGCAATCTATACACGCTCGCGACAGCAACGGGCAAACTGAAATTCCTGGCAATCACTCGATGGACTTGTCGCAGAATTGTGAACGTAGTACAGAGACTTCATCAAAACCAAGCTAACGAGTAATAAGTACTGTGAattagtgtcaaaaacgctcagCATATGATTTTGGCGATTGatttactagtagtagtactgtattACTGACCTGGAGCACAATTGGGTCGCTTTCGTTGTGGCGCGGGGAGGGAATATTCAGAAAGGCCAGCGCCAGGACAAGAGCGCCAGGCCGAGGGAGTTGGCTGTCCGCGTACGGCTCCGACGGACGATGGAGAGCGAACTAGTGCGGTCGCTCTTGCTTAGCCGGACGCTAAGCTCAAAGCCGCGCGTCTTTTCCCCATCCGGGCGCACTGTCACGGGGCCAAAAAGCGGTTTGATTGAGCGTGACCTGTCCAGCCGTGTAAAGGGCCAACAGGGCCTTGGGGTTTTGGGAGGGATAATTCATAATTGAGGTGCATATGCACCAAGAACCACGATTATATGCTGCTTAATCACGTCCAGGGAAGCAGATGTCTTGTTTGATCTCTTGTTTTGGAGCGATCGTGTGATTGGATTGGGGCGTCTCGAATTGAAAAATGTGATGATGTGACCTGTGGGAATACCGCGGAAACTCATGGGAAATGGGGGGTCGTTTGGCCGCATGTGCAATGCAAGGACCGAATAATTAACCGTGTTTTTCTGCAATTGCGTGATGTTCTTGCTGTACTTGTATAGGGATTATTCGGGGAAGACAGGCACCATGTAGCAAAGCACGTACAGTGGTACTGCTGATCGACTTACGTAATGGCCTGGGCTGTGTTCCTCTTTTCTCCCCCGTCCCACAGAGCCTCTTTAGCTTTGGTGGGTCGGGGCCTCGGGGCCCCGCGCCCTGGGCAGCACGGCTCGCGCCCCCCTGGCCGTCCATCTCATGATGGACGGCTCCCGCTCCGTCCACGTCCGCTTCCTTTTTCTGTTCTGCTTTCGAGCTTCCATCGACACGACAAGAACTGGCGTGGCAGGGATGAGCATCGCACTTCTCCGAGATGATTCTCCTGACAAATCCGAAACGGCCCCAATACTGCGGCCGGCCCTACATCAGTTGCTGTTCATGCCAGGTCACTTTAATCCATCATCATCATCTCTCAGCCCCTCTAATTATCCGCAGATAAAAATGATCGTACGTAAATTGTCTTGTTTCTGCGAGTCAAGCAAGGATAATATAGCCTCTGTAAAAAAGAAGCATTTACTTGCGCGCGCGACCTGTCATCAATCAATCGGAGTCTGCGAACCAAAAAAAAAAGAGATGTGCCTCTATCATCGCACAAGCGTCGTCATTAGCCCTGCGCTAATCAGTCATCACCCCAGCCAATTTTGTTCTTGCCGTGGGCCATGCCTGTCTCTCCGGCTTTACCATTTTTTCCCATGGACTACTTTTTGGTGCTGCTCATCGCCCACTTGGCGGGCGGGGCGGGCGACCGACCCGACCCGGCGCGCATCATGCAGCGACGCAAGCGAATCTTCAGATCGGTCATGGCTCATCTTCTTTGGCGCCCTCGCCCGGCCCATGCGAATTGCGTGCAGCGTGCACGGCCTTTCACATGGACGCCAACAAGttacatgtgtgtgtgtgtgtgtgtgtgtgtgtgtgtgtgtgtgtgtgtgtgtgtgtgtgtgtgtgtgtgtgtgtgtgtgtgtcacaAAATTTCTGCTCAAAGAACTGCATACACTTGAAGAAACGTGGACATGGAAGCATGCAAATCGAGGTGATCAAGATTCAAGAACCACATTTTCACGTTTGATCGGGTGCTTTTGATAACGAACACGTTTGATCGATCGGTCACGAGGACGCGCGCACGCGCGTGACACATCGAACGATCGATCGATCTACACTAGTGACAGGGTCGGGTCGAGAGGGTAGTAGAAGCCGCCGAGGAACTGGTCCGCGGCAGCGAGGTCGGGGCCGGCCGCGCAGAAGTCCACGAAGAACCCGCCGGCGTTGTCGACCGCCGACCAGTTGGACCCCGACGACGCGGCGGAGGCCGACGTCGAGCCCTCGGCGGCGAGCGTGTCATGGAGCGCGGCGGAGGCCGAGGACGAGCCCTCTGCGGCGAACGGGTCCTGGAGCGCGGCGGAGGCCGAAGACGAGCCCTCCGCGGCGAACGGGTCCTGCAGCCCGGCGGTCGGCGCCAAGAAGTCGTCGTAGGTGTACGCCTCGGCCTTCACGGTCGGCACGGAGAGCGGGAGCAGCGGCGACGGCTGCGCGTGCGCTGCGGCTGGCGCCGGCAGCGGCATGAAGGGCGGGGAGCGTCGGGTGGAGaaggcggcggctgcggcggcgaggcgcttcTTGAGCTTGGTGTTCCAGTGGTTCTTGACGTCGTTGTCCGTCCTCCGCTCCAGCTGCGACGCGATCAGCGACCACCTGCGA
The Aegilops tauschii subsp. strangulata cultivar AL8/78 chromosome 3, Aet v6.0, whole genome shotgun sequence genome window above contains:
- the LOC109757061 gene encoding uncharacterized protein; the protein is MGRAPCCDRAAVKRGPWSPEEDDALRDYMQRHGNTGSWITLPNKAGLKRCGKSCRLRWLNYLRPDIRHGGFTDEEDTIIYSLYSQLGSKWSLIASQLERRTDNDVKNHWNTKLKKRLAAAAAAFSTRRSPPFMPLPAPAAAHAQPSPLLPLSVPTVKAEAYTYDDFLAPTAGLQDPFAAEGSSSASAALQDPFAAEGSSSASAALHDTLAAEGSTSASAASSGSNWSAVDNAGGFFVDFCAAGPDLAAADQFLGGFYYPLDPTLSLV